A section of the Babylonia areolata isolate BAREFJ2019XMU chromosome 31, ASM4173473v1, whole genome shotgun sequence genome encodes:
- the LOC143275825 gene encoding tubulin beta chain-like isoform X2, whose amino-acid sequence MDSVRSGPFGQVFRPDNFVFGQSGAGNNWAKGHYTEGAELVDSVLDVVRKEAESCDCLQGFQLTHSLGGGTGSGMGTLLISKIREEYPDRIMNTFSVVPSPKVSDTVVEPYNATLSVHQLVENTDETYCIDNEALYDICFRTLKLTTPTYGDLNHLVSATMSGVTTCLRFPGQLNADLRKLAVNMVPFPRLHFFMPGFAPLTSRGSQQYRALTVPELTQQMFDAKNMMAACDPRHGRYLTVAAMFRGRMSMKEVDEQMLNVQNKNSSYFVEWIPNNVKTAVCDIPPRGLKMSSTFIGNSTAIQELFKRISEQFTAMFRRKAFLHWYTGEGMDEMEFTEAESNMNDLVSEYQQYQDATAEEEGEFDEEEGEDEEAA is encoded by the exons ATGGATTCTGTGCGCTCTGGTCCTTTCGGCCAGGTGTTCCGCCCAGACAACTTTGTCTTTGGCCAGTCAGGAGCTGGCAACAACTGGGCCAAAGGTCACTACACAGAGGGGGCGGAACTGGTGGATTCCGTTCTGGACGTGGTGAGGAAGGAGGCTGAGAGCTGTGACTGTCTGCAGG GTTTCCAGCTGACTCACTCTCTGGGTGGAGGCACTGGGTCTGGCATGGGTACACTGCTCATCTCCAAGATCCGTGAGGAGTACCCCGACAGGATCATGAACACCTTTTCTGTCGTGCCTTCCCCCAAG GTGTCTGACACCGTCGTGGAACCATACAACGCCACTCTTTCAGTGCACCAGTTGGTGGAAAACACAGACGAAACATATTGCATCGACAATGAAGCACTCTACGACATCTGCTTCCGTACGCTCaaactcaccacccccacctatGGAGACTTGAACCATCTGGTCTCTGCCACCATGTCAG GCGTGACCACCTGCCTGCGGTTCCCTGGCCAGCTGAACGCCGACCTGCGTAAACTGGCCGTCAACATGGTGCCCTTCCCCCGCCTCCACTTCTTCATGCCTGGCTTCGCTCCCCTCACCTCCCGCGGCTCCCAGCAGTACCGCGCCCTGACTGTGCCCGAGCTGACCCAGCAGATGTTCGACGCCAAGAACATGATGGCCGCCTGTGACCCCCGTCATGGCCGTTATCTGACTGTGGCCGCCATGTTCCGTGGCCGCATGTCCATGAAGGAG gtggacGAGCAGATGCTGAACGTgcagaacaagaacagcagctaCTTTGTGGAGTGGATCCCCAACAACGTCAAGACAGCTGTGTGCGACATCCCTCCCCGCGGCCTCAAGATGTCCTCCACCTTCATTGGTAACTCCACCGCCATCCAGGAACTGTTCAAGCGCATTTCCGAGCAGTTCACCGCTATGTTCCGCAGAAAG GCTTTCCTGCACTGGTACACTGGGGAGGGCATGGATGAGATGGAATTCACGGAGGCCGAGTCCAACATGAATGACCTGGTGTCTGAATACCAGCAGTACCAGGACGCCACTGCTGAGGAGGAGGGCGAgtttgatgaggaggagggagaggatgaagaAGCTGCTTAA